A genomic window from Anthocerotibacter panamensis C109 includes:
- a CDS encoding HlyD family secretion protein: MSPTLDASSPTRKLNPRLLIPLGLLLIGCVAVAWYFLNRPKEGRLMVSGRLEGYETDLGARVPGRINAVTVREGDQVMKGEILVRLDDAEVQAQLQGANARVQAAREQARQARLQVDVLISQVRAAEIALTQSQGDTEGRLAQADSTVAQAEAQLAQAEARLLQAQAEVKLARLNRERFQKLLSMGAINQQQFDQIDTALVTAQARVRAEQAGVTAARKQISASQGALVQAQTTRLNPDLRSAQRDVLRKQLVQARSQEQAAQSEVKNAESQSRQVQAQIAYLKVVSPLDGVVTARSVEPGAVVAQGKTLLTLLDLNMVYLRGFVPEGSIGQVKVGQWAQVYLDSAPTQGLSAKVIAIDPEASFTPENIYFRDDRVKQVFGVKIALESPGGFAKPGMPAEAEIDTTEEPTRGKNPK, from the coding sequence ATGAGTCCCACCCTCGATGCCTCCTCACCCACCCGAAAGCTCAATCCGCGCCTTTTGATTCCATTGGGTCTCCTGCTGATCGGGTGCGTCGCCGTGGCTTGGTATTTCCTCAATCGCCCTAAAGAGGGACGGTTGATGGTGAGTGGACGGCTGGAAGGCTATGAGACCGACCTTGGCGCCAGGGTACCGGGACGTATCAATGCCGTCACAGTCCGGGAAGGGGATCAGGTCATGAAAGGTGAGATCCTGGTCCGTCTGGACGACGCTGAAGTCCAAGCCCAACTCCAAGGAGCCAACGCTCGGGTCCAAGCGGCTCGGGAACAAGCTCGTCAGGCCAGACTCCAGGTGGATGTGCTCATCAGTCAGGTCCGGGCGGCGGAGATTGCGCTCACTCAGTCCCAGGGAGATACCGAGGGCCGTCTGGCCCAGGCGGATTCCACGGTCGCGCAGGCTGAGGCGCAATTGGCGCAGGCTGAGGCGCGACTGCTCCAGGCTCAGGCTGAGGTCAAGCTGGCCCGACTCAACCGCGAGCGCTTCCAGAAACTACTGAGTATGGGGGCCATCAACCAGCAGCAGTTTGACCAGATTGACACGGCGCTCGTGACAGCCCAGGCTCGGGTCCGTGCCGAGCAAGCAGGGGTCACCGCTGCGCGCAAACAAATCAGCGCAAGTCAAGGAGCGCTCGTCCAAGCCCAGACCACCCGGCTCAACCCTGACCTCAGGAGCGCTCAGCGCGACGTTTTACGCAAACAACTGGTCCAGGCTCGCTCCCAAGAGCAGGCAGCCCAGTCCGAAGTCAAGAATGCCGAATCCCAGTCCCGTCAGGTCCAGGCCCAGATCGCCTACCTAAAGGTGGTGAGTCCCCTGGATGGCGTGGTGACCGCCCGCAGTGTCGAGCCTGGAGCGGTGGTCGCGCAGGGCAAGACGCTGCTCACCTTGTTGGACCTCAATATGGTCTACCTGCGTGGTTTTGTGCCTGAGGGGAGCATTGGTCAGGTCAAGGTCGGTCAGTGGGCGCAGGTCTATTTGGATTCCGCCCCGACGCAGGGGTTATCTGCTAAGGTCATCGCCATCGATCCCGAGGCATCGTTTACGCCAGAGAACATTTATTTCCGCGATGACCGAGTCAAGCAGGTTTTTGGCGTCAAGATTGCTCTGGAGAGTCCTGGAGGTTTCGCCAAGCCGGGGATGCCCGCTGAGGCAGAGATTGACACCACCGAGGAGCCGACCCGTGGAAAAAACCCTAAGTAA
- a CDS encoding ATP-binding cassette domain-containing protein — MEKTLSKAKVIADPVVRVRGLSKCYGLREAVRGIDLEVRKGEIFGLIGPDGAGKTTTFQVLAGVLEATSGEVTILGRPARAARLGIGYLTQQFSLYLDLTLDENIRYTGGLREVPADLLAERRAKYLRLMGLEGFKKRLAGQLSGGMKQKLALCCALVSQPEVLLLDEPTTGVDPVSRREFWDVLSALSREGVTIIVATPYLDEAERCNRIALMYAGAIQQTGTPAQLRSALGLKRLEVHAPDLLAAEEALTAHEGGAIVDVQTFGDRLDVLVLEAKTGEALVRGVLADTSLTIERGEPTLENVFVTRLRQQEATALGSRIPFSRTRRANGEGTAILAQGLSKAFGDFHAVKGVDLQVRYGEIYGLLGANGAGKTTTIKMLCGLLAPSAGLMSLVGEQGDLRSSAVRQRIGYMSQKFTLYDDLTIVQNLEFYSGVYGIPRQRRAQKIDWVLQTCGLVGQENLLTGQLPGGWKQRVAFGAAVMHEPDVLFLDEPTSGVDPLARRQFWRLIEEFARQGTAILVTTHYLEEAEHCNRLGFMVRGEVITQGTPSQIKSDQPGQIIEVVPDGTFPLVEVQNRLMAQLGLASWRVSIFGDRLHVVMDGSDGQNLIQSALAAAVIPVHNLRLIPFSLEDAFIGIVQRAGGEP, encoded by the coding sequence GTGGAAAAAACCCTAAGTAAGGCTAAGGTCATCGCCGATCCTGTGGTCCGAGTGCGTGGGCTGAGCAAGTGCTATGGCCTGCGCGAAGCCGTGCGGGGCATCGATCTCGAGGTACGCAAGGGCGAAATCTTTGGGCTGATTGGGCCGGATGGGGCGGGTAAGACGACGACCTTTCAGGTACTGGCGGGCGTGCTGGAGGCAACAAGCGGGGAGGTCACGATCTTAGGGCGGCCTGCGCGGGCGGCGCGCTTAGGGATTGGCTACCTCACCCAGCAGTTCTCCCTCTATTTGGACCTGACTCTGGATGAGAACATTCGCTATACGGGCGGGCTCAGAGAAGTCCCGGCGGACCTGTTGGCTGAGCGGCGGGCGAAATATTTGCGTCTGATGGGGCTGGAGGGCTTCAAGAAGCGCCTCGCAGGACAGCTCTCAGGCGGGATGAAGCAGAAATTGGCCCTCTGTTGTGCTCTGGTCTCCCAACCGGAAGTACTGCTGTTGGACGAACCGACGACGGGCGTGGACCCGGTTTCACGGCGCGAATTTTGGGATGTGCTGAGTGCCCTTTCCCGCGAAGGGGTAACCATCATCGTCGCTACGCCCTATCTAGATGAAGCCGAGCGCTGTAATCGGATCGCCCTGATGTATGCAGGCGCAATCCAGCAGACGGGCACCCCGGCTCAGTTGCGCAGTGCCTTGGGACTGAAACGCCTGGAGGTGCACGCCCCTGATCTGCTCGCCGCCGAAGAAGCCCTCACCGCCCACGAGGGCGGAGCAATTGTCGATGTGCAGACTTTTGGAGACCGTCTCGATGTACTGGTCCTTGAGGCCAAGACTGGAGAAGCGCTTGTCCGGGGCGTGCTTGCAGACACCAGTCTAACTATTGAGCGCGGGGAGCCGACCTTAGAAAATGTCTTTGTCACCCGCCTGAGACAGCAGGAAGCGACGGCACTGGGGAGCCGGATACCTTTTTCGCGCACAAGGCGAGCCAACGGTGAGGGGACCGCCATTCTCGCCCAGGGATTGAGCAAAGCCTTCGGGGATTTCCATGCGGTCAAGGGCGTGGATCTCCAGGTGCGCTATGGCGAGATCTATGGCCTGCTCGGAGCCAACGGAGCTGGCAAGACGACCACGATCAAGATGCTGTGCGGTCTGCTTGCCCCCAGTGCAGGTTTGATGAGTCTGGTGGGGGAGCAAGGCGACCTCAGAAGCAGTGCTGTGCGCCAACGCATCGGCTATATGAGCCAGAAGTTTACCCTCTACGACGACCTCACGATTGTCCAGAACCTGGAATTCTATAGTGGAGTCTACGGCATCCCCCGCCAGCGCCGTGCCCAAAAAATCGACTGGGTTTTACAAACCTGTGGTCTTGTCGGCCAAGAAAATCTCCTCACCGGTCAGCTCCCCGGCGGCTGGAAGCAGCGGGTAGCCTTTGGTGCGGCGGTGATGCACGAGCCAGATGTGCTTTTTCTCGACGAACCGACCTCCGGCGTGGACCCCCTTGCCCGCCGCCAATTCTGGCGCTTGATCGAAGAATTTGCCCGCCAAGGAACCGCCATTCTTGTGACCACCCACTATTTGGAAGAAGCGGAGCACTGCAACCGCCTCGGCTTTATGGTCCGTGGCGAAGTCATCACTCAGGGAACTCCCAGCCAGATCAAGAGCGATCAGCCTGGACAAATCATCGAAGTCGTCCCCGACGGAACTTTTCCGCTGGTGGAAGTGCAAAACCGCCTGATGGCGCAGCTTGGGCTGGCTTCGTGGCGGGTGTCGATTTTCGGGGACCGCCTGCATGTAGTCATGGACGGAAGCGACGGACAAAACCTGATCCAGAGCGCTCTGGCTGCCGCAGTGATCCCGGTGCACAACCTGCGTCTGATTCCTTTTTCGCTGGAGGATGCCTTTATCGGGATCGTCCAACGAGCGGGTGGGGAGCCATGA
- a CDS encoding ABC transporter permease, translating to MKRVWTQCLKELAQFRRDWLTVALAFLLPFITLMIFSFAIRLEAKDIPLVIQDLDRTPFSRAYAERFWANGQFRAVQSDGRDPGQQALDRGWAKAALIIPSGFERQIKAGRTNAVQVVVDGTDSNNARVIKNSIQATTRFFLQTEGFQPQQSLVVPHIRFWFNPGRKEALYIVPGVYAVVLWIFPSLLAALAMVREKEQGTIIQVYASSLSAVELILGKGLAYFIVALGETFVIIGLGSLIFRVGFAGDPTPMLLGMVFYLAAAVLFGLLLGARAGSQSVAVQGVATVGFLTALLLSGFIYPVSNIPFPLSLISAVVPARYYIELTRDAFVRGTGWPGVWYAPLFLAIQAGVLFNGVRRNLQRMQLKG from the coding sequence ATGAAGCGGGTCTGGACCCAGTGCCTCAAGGAATTAGCCCAGTTCCGACGCGACTGGCTCACGGTGGCGTTGGCCTTTTTGCTGCCCTTTATCACGCTGATGATCTTCAGTTTTGCGATTCGCCTGGAGGCTAAAGATATTCCTCTGGTCATCCAAGACTTGGACCGGACGCCCTTCAGTCGCGCTTATGCAGAACGGTTTTGGGCCAATGGTCAGTTCCGAGCGGTCCAGAGTGATGGACGCGATCCGGGACAGCAAGCGTTGGACCGGGGTTGGGCGAAGGCAGCGCTGATTATCCCGTCCGGCTTTGAGCGTCAGATTAAAGCCGGACGAACCAACGCAGTCCAGGTAGTGGTGGATGGCACCGACAGCAACAATGCCCGAGTGATCAAGAACAGCATCCAAGCGACGACCCGCTTTTTTTTACAAACCGAGGGGTTTCAGCCCCAGCAGAGTCTGGTAGTGCCCCACATTCGCTTCTGGTTCAATCCGGGGCGCAAGGAAGCGCTCTACATCGTGCCTGGGGTGTACGCTGTAGTCCTGTGGATCTTCCCATCGCTGTTGGCTGCTCTGGCGATGGTCCGCGAAAAAGAACAGGGCACCATCATTCAAGTTTATGCCTCTAGCCTCAGCGCGGTCGAACTGATCCTGGGCAAAGGGCTCGCCTACTTCATCGTCGCGCTTGGGGAGACCTTCGTCATTATCGGTCTGGGCTCCCTCATCTTCCGGGTGGGATTTGCAGGCGACCCGACACCAATGCTCTTGGGCATGGTCTTCTATCTGGCGGCGGCAGTCCTCTTTGGGCTACTGCTTGGAGCACGGGCGGGGAGTCAGAGTGTAGCGGTCCAGGGTGTGGCGACAGTGGGTTTTCTCACGGCACTCTTGCTGTCGGGCTTTATCTACCCGGTGAGTAATATTCCTTTTCCCCTATCGCTCATCTCGGCGGTTGTCCCGGCTCGTTATTACATTGAGTTGACTCGGGATGCTTTTGTGCGGGGGACGGGCTGGCCTGGAGTCTGGTATGCTCCATTGTTCCTGGCTATCCAGGCGGGGGTTTTGTTTAATGGAGTACGGCGCAATCTGCAGCGTATGCAACTCAAGGGGTAA
- a CDS encoding ABC transporter permease — protein MYIKALEKLFESRFWSLALKEVRQILRNRQLIFLLVFPPTIQLLIFGAALNPEVRNLKLGVVNYARSLESRELIAALTVNHQFVVTYRGQSQQELADEVRTGRVTAGIVIPPDFDRAVARGGNTEVQVLVDAVDANTAGIAGGNINQIINSYSRNRSSNAGTPAIEPQVATLYNPGLISSWFFVPGVLGLVLTLTSTLISTATVVREKDSGTLEQLLMTPADPWEILLAKIVPLFVMLMGVVLLALTVGRVVFGLPFRGNFLLFLLLSGVYIFVGIGLGIFLATVSPNQQRAQLLTFFFNLPLVQTSGAIAPIESMPSFFQWLSLMNPLRHYITISRGIILKGVGLEVLWPHVLTLAVFAALLLAFSINRFRSQLS, from the coding sequence ATGTACATCAAAGCACTAGAAAAGCTCTTTGAAAGCCGCTTCTGGTCGCTTGCCCTCAAGGAAGTACGTCAGATCCTCCGCAACCGGCAGTTGATCTTCCTACTGGTCTTCCCGCCGACGATCCAGCTCTTGATTTTCGGTGCAGCCCTCAATCCTGAGGTACGCAACCTCAAGCTCGGGGTAGTGAACTACGCCCGTTCGCTTGAGAGCCGGGAGTTGATTGCGGCTTTGACGGTCAACCATCAGTTCGTCGTCACCTATCGGGGACAGAGCCAACAGGAACTTGCCGACGAGGTCAGAACAGGACGGGTCACCGCTGGCATCGTCATCCCGCCCGATTTTGACCGCGCGGTGGCACGCGGCGGCAATACAGAGGTCCAGGTCTTGGTCGATGCGGTAGACGCCAATACCGCTGGGATTGCTGGGGGCAATATCAATCAAATCATCAATAGCTACAGCCGCAACCGTAGCTCCAACGCTGGTACTCCTGCCATAGAACCCCAAGTAGCAACGCTCTACAATCCTGGCTTGATCAGCAGTTGGTTTTTTGTGCCGGGGGTGTTGGGCCTCGTCTTGACCCTGACCAGTACGCTCATCTCCACTGCTACTGTGGTCCGCGAAAAAGACAGCGGTACCCTCGAACAACTGCTCATGACGCCTGCTGACCCATGGGAGATCCTCCTGGCAAAAATTGTGCCCCTGTTTGTGATGTTGATGGGGGTGGTTCTACTCGCCCTGACCGTGGGTCGGGTGGTGTTTGGGCTTCCTTTTCGGGGGAATTTTTTGCTCTTTTTACTGTTGTCAGGGGTCTATATTTTTGTCGGGATCGGCTTGGGGATTTTCCTGGCGACCGTCTCTCCTAACCAGCAACGGGCACAGTTGCTGACCTTTTTCTTTAACCTGCCCTTGGTCCAGACCTCAGGCGCGATTGCCCCGATTGAGAGTATGCCCTCGTTTTTTCAGTGGCTCTCGCTCATGAATCCTCTACGCCACTACATCACGATCTCGCGCGGGATCATTCTCAAAGGCGTCGGCCTGGAAGTCCTCTGGCCCCATGTCCTGACTCTAGCCGTTTTTGCCGCTTTGCTCCTGGCTTTTAGTATCAATCGCTTTCGGTCCCAGTTGAGCTAG
- the rapZ gene encoding RNase adapter RapZ, with product MPQTRTLILTGQAGSGRSTMLRVLEDLGYFCIDNFVPALVPAFLQQPAVHPLLALEMDARSCPPEPHGVVFAAQLEQAIQHFKEAGHNPLLVFVAASPEAILGRYALTRRPHPLIEYCGSLSEAIALDADALALVRDRAQVVFDTSVWGIKDLRKQVEDLVAGHVPPMVVTLTSFGYKYSLPPDANLCFDIRFLPNPFYEPALRPRTGMDVEVVDYVFSSKDAQTTFEHIHRTVGFFLEHYRQERRGQVNLAIGCTGGQHRSVAFVERLAQILSTPGNAEWQVRVRHREQERKIYGFPT from the coding sequence ATGCCGCAGACCCGAACTTTAATCCTCACCGGTCAGGCGGGCAGTGGCCGCAGTACCATGCTCAGAGTCCTGGAAGACCTGGGTTACTTCTGTATAGATAACTTTGTCCCCGCCTTGGTCCCCGCCTTTTTGCAACAACCCGCCGTACACCCGCTCCTAGCCTTGGAGATGGATGCCCGGAGTTGTCCTCCTGAGCCCCATGGCGTGGTGTTTGCCGCCCAACTCGAACAGGCTATCCAACACTTCAAAGAAGCGGGGCACAACCCTCTGCTAGTCTTTGTCGCGGCGAGCCCTGAGGCGATCCTCGGGCGCTATGCTCTGACCCGCAGACCCCATCCGCTCATTGAATACTGCGGGAGCCTCAGTGAAGCCATTGCCCTGGATGCAGACGCCCTAGCATTGGTCCGTGACCGGGCACAGGTGGTCTTCGATACCTCAGTCTGGGGCATAAAAGACCTCCGCAAGCAAGTCGAGGATCTCGTGGCGGGCCATGTACCGCCGATGGTGGTGACCCTGACCAGTTTTGGCTACAAATACAGCCTGCCCCCTGATGCCAATCTGTGCTTTGATATTCGCTTTTTACCCAACCCCTTCTACGAGCCCGCCTTACGCCCGCGTACGGGTATGGATGTAGAAGTGGTAGATTATGTATTCAGCTCCAAAGATGCACAGACAACTTTTGAACATATCCATAGAACAGTTGGTTTCTTTTTGGAGCATTATCGCCAAGAGCGTCGGGGTCAGGTGAATCTAGCCATTGGCTGCACAGGCGGGCAGCACCGCTCCGTCGCCTTTGTCGAACGTCTAGCCCAAATCCTGTCCACTCCAGGAAACGCTGAATGGCAGGTGCGTGTCAGACACCGTGAGCAGGAGAGGAAAATTTATGGCTTCCCTACGTAA
- a CDS encoding gluconeogenesis factor YvcK family protein, with protein sequence MASLRNLPGTTFKERTRSLGIWLLPGMQVKRWLSLMLIGMVTMSVGLAIWIDLRPVFRTGQLLEVLITSIARMIPNDISGPLAVLAGLGIIFWGLYNTLFSITEVLVPDGEAPDLANRVLTHRRLSRGARIVAIGGGTGLSTLLRGLKKYSSNITAVVTVADDGGSSGRLRKEFGALPPGDLRNCLAALADEEKLLTELFQYRFPKSTSAQSDAGLAGHSFGNLFLTVMAEIAGDWEKGLAAASEVLAIRGQVLPSTVENVTLWADLEDGRRIEGESNIPESGGRIKRVGCIPEAPRALPRVLQAIAEADLIIIAPGSLFTSIIPNLLVPEIAQALRTTAALTVYVSNLVVQAGETEGFTVSDHIKAIEAAAGGRFIQTVLVQKDTPQLHHQVKGTVIPVDREALAFMGLQLLGADVIEKTSTAAIRHNSPRLARVLMHWYGKRNQQPRKTA encoded by the coding sequence ATGGCTTCCCTACGTAACCTACCAGGGACCACGTTCAAAGAACGGACCCGGAGTCTGGGCATCTGGCTATTGCCGGGGATGCAGGTGAAGCGCTGGCTCTCGCTCATGCTCATCGGCATGGTCACCATGAGCGTGGGTCTCGCCATCTGGATCGACCTCAGACCCGTCTTTCGCACCGGTCAACTCTTGGAAGTCCTCATCACCTCGATTGCCCGGATGATCCCCAATGATATCAGCGGCCCGTTAGCCGTACTGGCAGGGCTGGGCATCATCTTCTGGGGGCTTTATAACACCCTTTTTTCTATCACAGAAGTCTTGGTCCCGGACGGAGAAGCCCCGGATCTGGCAAACCGAGTTTTGACCCACCGCCGCCTGAGCCGGGGAGCACGGATCGTGGCGATTGGCGGAGGGACCGGGCTCTCAACGCTCCTTAGGGGCCTCAAAAAATACAGCAGCAACATCACTGCCGTGGTCACAGTCGCCGACGATGGAGGTTCTTCAGGCCGGTTGCGCAAAGAATTTGGGGCACTCCCGCCCGGAGACCTGCGCAACTGTTTGGCGGCCTTGGCGGATGAAGAGAAATTGCTCACGGAATTGTTTCAATATCGTTTTCCTAAGAGCACTAGTGCTCAATCCGACGCAGGATTGGCTGGACACAGTTTTGGGAACCTTTTTTTGACGGTCATGGCTGAGATTGCCGGAGATTGGGAGAAGGGCCTCGCTGCGGCCTCTGAAGTCCTCGCCATCCGGGGTCAAGTCCTCCCCTCGACCGTCGAGAATGTCACACTCTGGGCGGATTTGGAGGATGGCCGCCGCATTGAGGGCGAGTCCAATATCCCCGAGTCCGGGGGGCGTATCAAGCGCGTAGGCTGTATCCCGGAAGCCCCCCGCGCCCTGCCCAGAGTCCTACAGGCCATTGCTGAGGCGGACCTCATCATCATTGCACCGGGTTCCCTTTTTACCAGTATCATCCCCAACCTCCTCGTCCCAGAAATCGCTCAAGCTCTGCGCACTACGGCTGCGCTAACCGTCTATGTCTCCAATTTAGTGGTCCAGGCGGGCGAGACGGAGGGCTTCACCGTGAGCGACCATATCAAAGCCATTGAAGCGGCTGCGGGCGGGCGCTTTATCCAAACCGTCCTGGTCCAAAAAGACACCCCCCAGTTGCACCATCAGGTCAAGGGGACGGTCATCCCTGTAGACCGAGAAGCGTTGGCTTTTATGGGACTCCAACTTCTTGGAGCAGATGTCATCGAAAAAACCAGTACCGCCGCCATCCGCCATAATTCACCGCGCCTCGCCCGAGTCTTGATGCATTGGTACGGCAAGCGCAACCAGCAGCCGCGCAAGACGGCATAA
- a CDS encoding bifunctional aminoglycoside phosphotransferase/ATP-binding protein: MASFPPLIQAMLEPAFYPHPVEQVRLVQTHISYVFLTGALAYKVKKPVDFGFLNFTTLAFRDFYTHEELRLNQRLAPQVYQQVLPITRTGDSFQLGGSAEVVDYALQMREFDQEQLLSNLFLKGAVTLEHMASLGRQIAAFHQQALINDHIRSFGALEAVRTPVDQNYEQTARYIGRVQTEEQFTLTKAYTDRFFVEQVALLQQRVRTDKIREGHGDLHLGNICLIDGKPVVFDCIEFNEPFRMIDVMSDAGFLVMDLIARERPDLANRFLNTYLEWTGDWAGVQLLPLHLSYRAYVRAKVTSFLLDDPSVGEEQKEQAAQSARSYYHLAYQFTQPKTPKLYLTQGRSGSGKSTVAQTLALYTQAIHLRSDAVRKHLAGYPLLEKLPAAFYSTEFSQQTYDQLIILAEGLLKAGFNVILDAKYDRVEQRAGAFALAERLGVPLKVLACRCSDATLKARLDARTGDIADADASLIAAQKQAQEEFTSEEQDRVLFINTEQPASWDLWV; encoded by the coding sequence ATGGCGTCCTTTCCCCCTTTGATCCAAGCAATGCTCGAACCTGCCTTCTATCCCCATCCCGTGGAGCAGGTGCGGTTGGTGCAGACCCATATCTCCTACGTCTTCTTGACCGGTGCGCTGGCCTACAAAGTCAAGAAGCCGGTGGACTTTGGGTTTCTCAATTTCACCACGCTGGCCTTTCGGGATTTTTATACCCACGAGGAACTGCGCCTCAACCAGCGTCTCGCCCCGCAGGTCTACCAGCAAGTCTTGCCTATTACCCGCACCGGGGATAGCTTCCAGCTCGGGGGCAGCGCAGAAGTAGTGGACTATGCCCTCCAGATGCGGGAATTTGACCAGGAACAACTTTTGAGCAACCTGTTTCTTAAGGGGGCGGTCACTTTAGAGCATATGGCGAGCTTGGGGCGGCAGATTGCTGCATTTCACCAGCAGGCACTTATCAATGACCACATCCGCAGTTTTGGGGCGCTAGAAGCCGTCCGCACTCCTGTAGACCAAAACTACGAACAGACCGCCCGCTATATCGGTAGGGTCCAGACCGAGGAGCAATTCACCCTGACCAAAGCCTATACGGATAGGTTTTTTGTCGAACAGGTCGCACTTTTGCAACAGCGCGTCCGCACTGACAAGATCCGCGAAGGCCACGGCGACCTGCATTTGGGAAATATTTGCCTCATCGACGGGAAGCCTGTGGTCTTTGACTGCATTGAGTTCAATGAGCCTTTTCGGATGATCGATGTCATGTCCGATGCCGGATTCCTGGTGATGGACCTGATTGCTCGGGAGCGCCCGGACTTGGCGAATCGTTTCCTCAACACCTATTTGGAGTGGACGGGAGATTGGGCGGGGGTCCAACTGTTACCCTTGCACCTGAGCTACCGCGCCTATGTCCGGGCTAAAGTCACTTCGTTCTTGCTCGATGACCCGTCGGTGGGGGAAGAACAAAAAGAACAGGCTGCCCAAAGCGCCCGGAGCTACTACCACCTCGCTTATCAATTTACCCAACCGAAGACGCCAAAGCTCTATCTGACTCAGGGGCGCTCTGGTTCCGGCAAGTCCACTGTCGCCCAAACACTGGCCCTCTACACCCAGGCCATTCACCTGCGCTCGGACGCTGTGCGCAAGCATCTAGCGGGCTATCCCCTCTTGGAGAAACTCCCCGCCGCGTTTTATTCCACAGAGTTCAGTCAGCAGACCTATGACCAGCTCATCATTCTGGCAGAAGGGTTACTCAAAGCTGGGTTCAATGTTATCCTCGACGCCAAGTACGACCGGGTGGAACAGCGGGCGGGGGCTTTTGCCCTGGCTGAACGCTTGGGGGTGCCGCTCAAAGTCCTCGCCTGCCGCTGCTCCGACGCCACGCTGAAAGCTCGTCTAGATGCCCGCACCGGGGATATTGCCGATGCCGATGCTTCTTTAATCGCAGCTCAAAAGCAGGCTCAGGAGGAGTTTACGTCCGAGGAACAGGACCGGGTGCTCTTTATTAACACAGAACAACCGGCGTCTTGGGACCTGTGGGTGTGA